From the Marinomonas sp. THO17 genome, one window contains:
- a CDS encoding YcgL domain-containing protein produces the protein MKEPLIIEIFRSSKRDEMYIYVEKASGLSKVPEDLMVRFGKGISAMTMLLTPEKKLARAEAQTVIDAIREQGFYLQLPPAKDDYLLDLYKTPTEAVY, from the coding sequence ATGAAAGAGCCATTAATTATTGAAATATTTCGCTCCTCAAAGCGCGATGAAATGTATATTTACGTAGAGAAGGCAAGCGGTTTGTCAAAAGTGCCTGAGGATTTAATGGTGCGCTTTGGCAAAGGCATCAGCGCCATGACCATGCTGTTAACACCTGAAAAGAAATTGGCTCGCGCCGAGGCACAAACTGTCATTGATGCCATTCGTGAGCAAGGCTTTTATTTGCAATTGCCTCCTGCGAAAGACGATTACTTGTTGGATCTATACAAAACGCCGACTGAGGCTGTTTACTAG